Proteins from a single region of Streptomyces glaucescens:
- a CDS encoding RNA polymerase sigma factor SigF translates to MRDEERGTRELPAEGAVRPAGPDGPAGARGGPGGSRRMADGIDGIPEQARPHPEEDSPRADFPGDGQRDQDSAVQGAPLERRSGGFPVRAEGRARGRATGGTMSEHERNSEDDAVAARGAPPAHHGPQDRSGARALFVELRSLPQGSPEYAELRNRLVRMHLPLVEHLARRFRNRGEPLDDLTQVATIGLIKSVDRFDPDRGVEFSTYATPTVVGEIKRHFRDKGWAVRVPRRLQELRLSLTTATAELSQLHGRSPTVHELAEKLAISEEEVLEGLESANAYSTLSLDVPDTDDESPAVADTLGAEDEALEGVEYRESLKPLLEDLPPREKRILLLRFFGNMTQSQIAQEVGISQMHVSRLLARTLAQLREKLLVEE, encoded by the coding sequence GTGCGGGACGAAGAGCGCGGCACACGGGAGCTGCCGGCCGAGGGCGCGGTCCGGCCCGCCGGACCGGACGGTCCGGCGGGTGCCCGGGGCGGCCCCGGCGGTTCCCGGCGCATGGCGGACGGCATCGACGGCATCCCCGAGCAGGCCCGGCCGCACCCGGAGGAGGACTCCCCTCGGGCGGACTTCCCCGGCGACGGGCAGCGGGATCAGGACAGTGCCGTGCAGGGCGCGCCTCTGGAGCGGCGAAGCGGGGGCTTCCCTGTCCGGGCCGAGGGACGGGCTCGGGGAAGGGCGACGGGCGGGACGATGAGCGAGCACGAGCGAAATTCCGAGGACGACGCGGTGGCCGCGCGGGGCGCGCCTCCCGCGCACCACGGCCCTCAGGACCGCAGCGGGGCGCGCGCCCTGTTCGTCGAGCTGCGCTCGCTGCCGCAGGGCAGCCCGGAGTACGCGGAGCTGCGCAACCGGCTGGTCCGGATGCATCTGCCGCTGGTGGAGCACCTCGCGCGCCGGTTCCGCAACCGGGGCGAGCCGCTGGACGACCTGACCCAGGTCGCCACCATCGGCCTGATCAAGTCGGTCGACCGCTTCGACCCGGACCGCGGCGTGGAGTTCTCCACCTACGCGACCCCGACGGTCGTCGGCGAGATCAAGCGGCACTTCCGCGACAAGGGCTGGGCGGTGCGGGTGCCGCGCCGGCTGCAGGAGCTGCGTCTCTCCCTGACCACGGCGACGGCCGAGCTGTCGCAGCTGCACGGCCGCTCCCCCACGGTGCACGAGCTGGCCGAGAAGCTGGCGATCTCGGAGGAGGAGGTCCTGGAGGGCCTGGAGTCCGCCAACGCGTACTCCACGCTGTCCCTGGACGTCCCCGACACCGACGACGAGTCACCGGCGGTCGCGGACACCCTGGGCGCGGAGGACGAGGCGCTGGAGGGCGTCGAGTACCGGGAATCGCTGAAGCCACTCCTGGAGGACCTGCCCCCGCGCGAGAAGCGGATCCTGCTGCTGCGGTTCTTCGGCAACATGACCCAGTCGCAGATCGCGCAGGAGGTCGGCATCTCGCAGATGCACGTCTCCCGGCTGCTGGCGCGCACGCTGGCGCAGCTGCGGGAGAAGCTGCTGGTGGAGGAGTGA
- a CDS encoding anti-sigma factor, translating into MSQIAGEPATQDFVEVRLPAAGAYLSVLRTATAGLAARLDFTLDEIEDLRIAVDEACAILLQQAVPGSVLSCVFRLVDDSLEVTVSAPTTDGHAPSRDTFAWTVLSALAGKVSSAVDDDKTVSISLYKQRGAGPGPA; encoded by the coding sequence GTGTCCCAGATCGCAGGCGAGCCCGCGACCCAGGACTTCGTCGAAGTCCGGCTGCCGGCTGCGGGTGCCTACCTGTCGGTGCTGCGGACGGCCACGGCCGGTCTCGCGGCCCGTTTGGACTTCACCCTGGACGAGATCGAGGACCTGCGCATCGCGGTGGACGAGGCGTGCGCGATCCTGCTCCAGCAGGCCGTGCCCGGCTCGGTGCTCAGCTGTGTCTTCCGGCTCGTCGACGACTCGCTGGAGGTCACCGTCTCCGCGCCCACCACGGACGGTCACGCCCCTTCGCGCGACACCTTCGCCTGGACCGTGCTGTCCGCACTGGCGGGCAAGGTCTCCTCCGCCGTGGACGACGACAAGACCGTTTCGATCAGCCTCTACAAACAGCGCGGCGCGGGACCCGGGCCGGCGTGA
- a CDS encoding UBP-type zinc finger domain-containing protein, whose amino-acid sequence MKQCTHADALPHPEPAALSETCPECLAAGTHPVQLRLCLTCGHVGCCDSSPGRHATEHHEKSGHPVMRTFEPGENWRWCFVDHVLV is encoded by the coding sequence ATGAAACAGTGCACGCATGCCGACGCGCTGCCGCACCCCGAACCTGCCGCGCTGAGCGAGACCTGTCCGGAGTGCCTGGCGGCCGGTACGCACCCGGTGCAGCTGCGGCTCTGCCTCACCTGCGGTCACGTCGGCTGCTGCGACTCCTCGCCGGGGCGGCACGCGACGGAGCACCATGAAAAGTCGGGCCACCCGGTGATGCGGACGTTCGAACCGGGTGAGAATTGGCGTTGGTGCTTCGTCGACCACGTGCTGGTGTGA